The proteins below are encoded in one region of Sideroxydans lithotrophicus ES-1:
- a CDS encoding branched-chain amino acid ABC transporter ATP-binding protein/permease, which produces MKRILLVNGAELLAFILLACIPLAVSNSYVLGLLTLLAIYGILLIGLDISVGYLGQVNLGHAAFLGLGAYAGALCVMDFGFSMLPALLASLLVGLVFGGLLAFPALRLEGPQFALATLSFSALTVTTLNEMESITQGAQGLQVDRPLLLGFHLGPQAFFWMCLVLLALTWVAMKNLLSSHWGRAFEALRDSPIATDAMGVGVFRHKVAAFALGSGLGGLAGGLYAFNFQFLQPNSFVYELMVILLLGVVLGGRKSLWGAFIGACLIVLLPNLLSNRTLFQAFSFIGLFMALLAGIISFRRQHRISFQLTAPIVSMGLLVAGSLFVQNTEDWRKAIFALMLFSVVVGLPEGLMGYAGKQLARLFKVPARPLPDASRLDAVLPKKGSTGLLLELVDVKRHFGGIKAVDGVSMQVQAGHVHGLIGPNGSGKSTLVNVISGLYAPSAGQLRLQGKELPKGSLFRVSKSGIARTFQNLQLFAELSSLENVMVASEGAYTKSLPLVLLGLANAEEKQAQADALALLDLVGLADDARTKAKDLPYGAQRFLEIARALARKPKLLILDEPAAGLAHPDVLNLVQIIRKINEQGITTILIEHHMHVVNEVCNFVTVLDEGKIIAQGLPDEVKRNPRVIEAYLGDSKEASTSSRKLGETATLRVDNLHAGYGASEVLAGASFEVRTGSVVALIGANGAGKTTAMRVLSGILKPTKGKVLLDGKEVQHLDASKIARLGLAHSPEGRKIFAPLSVEDNLLLGAYTRLPKIFGFAMKANSDLERIYKLFPRLKERRRQAAGTLSGGEQQMLAIGRALMANPKIILLDEPSMGLAPVIVQEVFATIKKLKETGITLLLVEQFAKSALEVADYAYVLEHGRIAVEGTPEELAKNERVIAAYLG; this is translated from the coding sequence TTGAAAAGAATCTTGCTCGTCAACGGCGCAGAACTTCTCGCCTTTATTCTTCTTGCCTGTATTCCATTGGCGGTCAGCAACTCCTATGTGCTTGGTCTGCTGACGCTGCTCGCCATCTACGGCATCTTGCTCATCGGGCTGGATATCAGTGTCGGTTACCTGGGGCAGGTCAATCTCGGTCATGCCGCCTTCCTGGGATTGGGGGCTTATGCCGGTGCGCTCTGTGTGATGGACTTTGGTTTCAGCATGCTGCCTGCCCTGCTGGCCAGTCTATTAGTCGGCCTTGTATTCGGTGGGCTGCTTGCCTTCCCGGCCTTGCGTCTGGAAGGCCCCCAGTTCGCTCTGGCAACACTCAGTTTTTCGGCTTTGACTGTCACTACCCTGAACGAGATGGAGAGCATCACCCAGGGAGCGCAAGGTCTGCAGGTAGACAGGCCGTTGCTGCTCGGGTTTCATCTGGGGCCGCAAGCATTCTTCTGGATGTGTCTGGTGCTATTGGCGCTTACCTGGGTGGCCATGAAGAACCTGCTTTCCTCACATTGGGGCAGGGCATTCGAAGCACTACGCGATAGTCCCATCGCCACGGATGCGATGGGGGTCGGCGTATTCCGCCACAAGGTAGCCGCCTTCGCGCTGGGTTCCGGGTTGGGTGGATTGGCGGGCGGCCTGTATGCTTTCAATTTCCAGTTCCTGCAACCCAACAGCTTCGTCTATGAACTGATGGTGATCCTGCTGCTGGGCGTTGTGCTGGGCGGACGCAAGAGTTTGTGGGGTGCTTTCATCGGCGCATGTCTGATCGTGCTGTTACCCAACCTGCTTTCCAATCGCACGCTGTTCCAGGCATTCTCCTTTATCGGACTCTTCATGGCGCTGCTGGCAGGGATCATCAGCTTCCGCAGACAACACCGGATTTCCTTCCAGCTTACAGCGCCCATCGTCAGCATGGGTTTGCTGGTCGCGGGCAGCCTGTTTGTGCAGAACACCGAGGATTGGCGCAAGGCGATCTTCGCGCTGATGCTGTTCTCAGTGGTGGTGGGTTTGCCGGAAGGTCTGATGGGGTATGCCGGAAAACAACTGGCTCGGCTGTTCAAAGTTCCTGCGCGTCCTTTGCCCGATGCTTCCAGGCTCGATGCGGTGTTGCCTAAAAAGGGGAGTACCGGGCTCTTGCTGGAACTTGTCGATGTCAAACGCCATTTCGGTGGCATCAAGGCGGTGGATGGCGTTTCGATGCAAGTTCAGGCGGGACATGTGCATGGGCTGATCGGCCCCAACGGATCGGGCAAAAGTACCTTGGTGAATGTCATCTCCGGCTTGTATGCACCAAGCGCCGGACAATTGCGTTTACAAGGAAAAGAGTTGCCCAAGGGCAGTCTGTTCAGGGTTTCCAAATCCGGGATCGCCAGAACATTCCAGAACCTTCAATTGTTTGCCGAACTGAGCTCCCTCGAAAACGTCATGGTCGCCAGCGAGGGAGCCTATACAAAATCGTTGCCGCTGGTGTTGCTTGGCTTGGCTAATGCCGAAGAGAAACAGGCCCAAGCTGACGCGCTCGCTCTGTTAGACCTGGTTGGACTGGCAGACGATGCTCGGACCAAGGCCAAAGACCTGCCATATGGTGCGCAGCGATTCCTGGAGATCGCGCGTGCATTGGCGCGCAAGCCCAAGCTGCTGATCCTTGACGAACCCGCAGCTGGTCTGGCGCATCCCGATGTGTTGAACCTGGTGCAGATCATCCGCAAGATCAACGAACAGGGAATCACTACCATCCTGATCGAGCACCACATGCATGTGGTGAACGAGGTATGCAACTTCGTTACTGTCCTCGACGAAGGCAAGATCATCGCACAGGGATTGCCCGATGAAGTCAAACGCAATCCCCGCGTGATCGAAGCCTATCTGGGCGACAGCAAGGAAGCATCGACTTCATCGAGAAAACTCGGTGAAACAGCCACGCTGCGAGTCGATAATCTGCATGCGGGATATGGCGCAAGCGAAGTACTGGCCGGTGCCAGTTTCGAAGTGAGAACGGGTTCGGTGGTAGCGCTTATCGGAGCCAATGGTGCCGGCAAAACGACTGCCATGCGTGTGTTATCCGGTATACTTAAACCCACAAAGGGAAAAGTGCTGCTGGATGGCAAGGAAGTGCAGCACCTGGATGCCTCAAAGATCGCGCGCCTTGGTTTGGCTCATTCTCCGGAAGGACGCAAGATATTCGCGCCGCTGTCGGTGGAGGATAACCTGCTCTTGGGGGCTTATACGCGTCTGCCAAAGATCTTCGGCTTTGCAATGAAAGCCAACAGCGATCTGGAAAGAATCTATAAGCTTTTCCCGCGCCTGAAAGAAAGAAGAAGGCAAGCAGCTGGTACGCTTTCAGGAGGCGAGCAGCAGATGCTGGCGATCGGGCGCGCACTGATGGCGAATCCCAAGATCATCCTGCTGGATGAACCTTCCATGGGCCTGGCTCCGGTCATTGTGCAAGAAGTCTTTGCTACCATCAAAAAGCTCAAGGAGACTGGCATCACCTTGTTGCTGGTCGAGCAGTTCGCCAAGAGTGCATTGGAAGTGGCCGACTATGCTTACGTGCTGGAACATGGACGCATCGCCGTCGAGGGCACGCCTGAAGAACTTGCCAAGAACGAACGAGTCATCGCGGCTTATCTGGGTTGA
- a CDS encoding branched-chain amino acid ABC transporter permease has protein sequence MEVILQLGVSGALMGLVYALIAYGFQLTFATSKSINFGQGELVMLSAFISLSIQNLGVPYWLMVPAGLLCGVLLGLVVERVAVRLALEQKSEGWILMTIIFGLFAFSAAENIWGRDDKPFPTPISSEPIHFFGISVTPVELSVAIGVLSVMGLIELFKRKTLWGKAFEAVSADRDAAELMGISARRTIMLSYGLSGLVAAMAGILVSPITTVGPTMASALILKAFAVAVVAGLDSGFGVVLVGLFLGALESLASFYIGSGWREAPGLILLILALAMKPNGVFGKASIRKV, from the coding sequence ATGGAAGTAATCCTCCAACTGGGGGTAAGCGGGGCCCTGATGGGCCTCGTTTACGCTTTGATCGCTTACGGTTTTCAACTCACGTTCGCAACCAGCAAGAGCATCAATTTCGGGCAGGGCGAGCTGGTCATGCTTTCAGCTTTCATCAGTCTGTCCATACAGAACCTTGGAGTGCCTTACTGGCTGATGGTACCTGCCGGATTGTTGTGCGGTGTCTTGCTTGGCCTAGTGGTAGAGCGCGTAGCCGTGCGTCTTGCGCTGGAACAAAAAAGCGAAGGCTGGATATTGATGACCATCATCTTCGGACTGTTTGCTTTTTCTGCAGCCGAAAATATCTGGGGCAGGGACGACAAGCCGTTTCCCACGCCCATTTCCTCTGAGCCTATCCATTTCTTCGGTATCAGCGTCACCCCCGTCGAGTTGTCGGTAGCCATCGGGGTGCTTTCGGTGATGGGGCTGATCGAGTTGTTCAAGCGCAAGACCTTGTGGGGCAAGGCCTTTGAAGCAGTCTCGGCCGATCGCGATGCGGCCGAACTGATGGGTATTTCGGCAAGAAGAACCATCATGCTGTCCTATGGTTTATCCGGTCTGGTTGCTGCGATGGCCGGCATTCTGGTTTCGCCCATAACGACCGTCGGCCCAACGATGGCCTCTGCGCTCATACTCAAGGCGTTCGCGGTGGCCGTGGTGGCCGGTCTCGATTCCGGATTCGGTGTCGTGCTGGTCGGACTTTTCCTTGGCGCACTGGAAAGCCTGGCGAGCTTCTACATCGGCAGCGGCTGGCGCGAAGCGCCCGGATTGATCTTGCTCATTTTGGCATTGGCCATGAAACCAAATGGGGTGTTTGGCAAGGCCAGCATAAGGAAAGTATAA
- a CDS encoding ABC transporter substrate-binding protein, whose product MKKTLLATLLLGFSTQLFAADSIKIAITGPFSGGSAPMGVSMRDGAKLAIDEINAAGGILVGKKKLKFEVIERDDEAKNDRGALIAQELASMDGLSGVIGSVNTGVVLAGDKHLQEKGITKIVCPAAGSASMTQWADKADKPGVKDLSIFRFAASDGIQAAMVVEEAINRKFTNVAIIHDATNYGVSGRDDLLNQIKLQGNKLNVVATEKFNIGDKDMTAQLLRAKTAGAQAVLIWGIGPELAAVANNMDKIGLKVPLIGGWTLSMSNYIDNAGKNANGTLTPQTFIEEPITARAKRFIDGYHKAYHVDSIPSPMSAAEGYDAMLVFAAAVKQAQSTDTKKIKLALEDLKDPVKGVIATWKHPYSKWNPADEQTHEAFRRENVVMGMIMNGRVIFANEADKQRLIKQEK is encoded by the coding sequence ATGAAAAAGACTCTGCTTGCTACGTTGTTGCTTGGATTCTCTACCCAGCTGTTCGCTGCCGACTCGATCAAAATTGCTATCACAGGTCCTTTCTCTGGCGGTTCAGCGCCAATGGGAGTATCGATGCGCGATGGCGCCAAGCTCGCCATCGATGAGATCAATGCGGCGGGGGGCATTCTCGTAGGAAAAAAGAAATTAAAGTTCGAAGTCATCGAACGCGACGATGAAGCGAAGAACGATCGCGGTGCGCTGATCGCGCAGGAACTTGCTTCGATGGACGGCCTCTCCGGCGTGATCGGCTCGGTCAACACCGGGGTAGTCCTTGCCGGTGACAAACACCTGCAGGAAAAAGGCATCACCAAGATCGTTTGCCCTGCTGCCGGTTCTGCCTCGATGACGCAATGGGCTGACAAAGCCGACAAGCCGGGAGTAAAGGATTTGTCGATCTTCCGTTTCGCCGCGAGTGACGGTATCCAGGCCGCGATGGTGGTCGAGGAAGCGATCAACCGTAAATTCACCAACGTTGCCATCATTCATGATGCAACCAACTACGGTGTTTCCGGACGCGACGACCTGCTGAACCAGATCAAGCTGCAAGGCAACAAACTGAACGTGGTCGCCACTGAAAAATTCAACATCGGTGACAAGGACATGACCGCACAGTTGCTGAGGGCCAAAACAGCGGGCGCACAGGCAGTACTGATTTGGGGTATCGGCCCTGAGCTTGCCGCGGTCGCCAACAACATGGACAAGATCGGCCTGAAGGTTCCGCTGATCGGCGGTTGGACGCTGTCAATGTCGAACTACATCGACAATGCAGGCAAGAACGCCAATGGCACGTTGACACCGCAGACCTTCATCGAAGAGCCCATCACCGCCAGGGCCAAGCGCTTCATCGACGGTTATCACAAAGCCTATCACGTGGACAGCATTCCTTCCCCGATGTCGGCTGCCGAGGGTTATGACGCCATGCTGGTCTTCGCTGCAGCAGTGAAACAGGCGCAGAGCACCGACACCAAAAAGATCAAGCTGGCACTGGAAGACTTGAAGGATCCGGTCAAGGGCGTGATCGCCACCTGGAAGCATCCATACTCGAAGTGGAATCCTGCAGATGAACAAACACACGAAGCGTTCCGTCGTGAAAATGTCGTCATGGGCATGATCATGAACGGTCGAGTGATTTTCGCGAATGAAGCGGACAAGCAACGTCTCATCAAGCAAGAAAAGTAA
- a CDS encoding putative bifunctional diguanylate cyclase/phosphodiesterase has product MQQILNSLTNRVRHCMVECGECLGTDERNGVHHYLLPVVLMTLALWVRLTIAPVQAGLQYLTFFPAVALSCILGGYRAGLVAVIIGATCATYIFTPPYYSFSIESFQASLWSNTVFFMDGLIVSFAVEAMHRYRQKYASELKTAEESAAWLRIASVAFESQEGIMITDSKGRILRVNKAFTESTGYSVDEIIGQTPRLLKSNRHDSAFYAAMWESITRSGSWQGEVWDRRKNGEIYPKWLSITAIKDADGNVTNYVGTHTDISERKTAEEEIRNLAFYDPLTQLPNRRLLQDRLQHAMSSTERNRKGGALLFLDLDNFKSINDTLGHTAGDNLLQQVAQRLTSCVREDDTVSRIGGDEFVVMLEYLSNEVLEAAAQAETIGEKIIAELNQPYYLGGQELYNTPSIGITLFDDNRNGYEDLFKQADIAMYQAKKSGRNTLRFFDPKMQGSINTRVALERELRKALDSQQFRLHYQIQVDSSGLPFGVEALIRWLHPERGLVPPFEFISLAEETGLICPIGEWVLETACKQLKLWERHELTQDLIMSVNVSAKQFYQSDFVVKVLEAIHRHDVNPSLLKLELTESMLLDKIEDTISTMNALKAVGVRFSLDDFGTGYSSLQYLKRLPLNQLKIDRSFVRDIAVDSSDEAIVSTIIAMAHSLNLDVIAEGVETDEQKQILLNKGCIHYQGYLFGKPVPIEQLEVMLKQDCLC; this is encoded by the coding sequence ATGCAGCAAATACTGAACTCATTAACCAATCGAGTCCGACACTGTATGGTCGAGTGTGGAGAATGTCTCGGCACAGACGAGCGCAATGGTGTTCATCACTATCTGTTGCCTGTCGTGCTGATGACATTAGCCTTGTGGGTTCGTTTGACCATCGCTCCTGTCCAGGCCGGATTACAATATCTGACCTTTTTCCCCGCAGTTGCGCTTTCATGCATCCTTGGTGGCTACCGGGCAGGATTGGTCGCCGTAATCATTGGAGCCACTTGCGCCACTTACATATTCACCCCACCTTATTACTCTTTCTCGATCGAGTCGTTCCAGGCCAGTCTATGGTCGAATACCGTCTTTTTCATGGATGGACTCATTGTGTCCTTTGCTGTGGAAGCCATGCATCGCTATCGCCAGAAATATGCAAGTGAACTCAAGACTGCCGAGGAGTCAGCAGCGTGGCTGCGCATCGCATCTGTTGCTTTTGAATCGCAAGAGGGAATCATGATTACGGATTCCAAAGGACGGATCCTGCGCGTGAACAAGGCATTCACCGAATCTACAGGATATTCGGTTGACGAGATCATCGGCCAAACGCCACGCTTGCTCAAGTCCAATCGCCACGATTCCGCATTCTATGCCGCGATGTGGGAAAGCATCACTCGCTCCGGATCCTGGCAAGGCGAGGTATGGGATCGACGCAAGAATGGCGAGATCTACCCAAAATGGTTGAGCATCACGGCAATCAAGGACGCGGACGGAAATGTCACCAACTACGTTGGCACTCATACCGACATTTCGGAGCGCAAGACTGCTGAAGAAGAGATCAGGAACCTGGCTTTCTACGACCCGCTGACTCAATTGCCCAACCGGCGCTTGTTGCAGGATAGATTGCAACACGCAATGTCGTCCACGGAACGCAATAGAAAAGGGGGAGCGCTGTTGTTCCTTGATCTCGATAATTTCAAATCCATCAACGATACCCTGGGACATACTGCAGGTGACAATCTGCTCCAGCAAGTAGCGCAACGCCTGACATCTTGCGTGAGAGAAGACGACACTGTCTCAAGAATTGGCGGTGATGAGTTCGTGGTGATGCTGGAATATCTGAGTAATGAGGTTCTTGAGGCAGCTGCACAGGCAGAAACGATAGGCGAGAAGATAATTGCAGAACTCAATCAACCCTACTATCTGGGCGGTCAAGAACTGTATAACACACCAAGCATCGGCATAACGTTGTTTGACGATAACCGCAATGGATATGAAGATCTGTTCAAGCAAGCGGATATCGCCATGTATCAGGCGAAGAAATCAGGTCGCAACACCTTGCGTTTCTTTGATCCAAAGATGCAAGGAAGCATCAATACACGTGTGGCTCTTGAACGGGAACTTCGAAAAGCGTTAGACAGCCAGCAATTCAGGCTTCATTACCAGATCCAGGTGGACAGTTCAGGCTTGCCATTCGGGGTCGAGGCATTGATTCGCTGGCTGCATCCTGAACGGGGGCTGGTGCCTCCGTTCGAGTTCATCTCCCTTGCCGAAGAAACGGGACTGATCTGCCCTATCGGCGAATGGGTGCTTGAGACAGCATGCAAGCAACTCAAGCTATGGGAGCGCCATGAACTTACCCAGGACCTGATCATGTCGGTGAATGTCAGTGCCAAGCAGTTCTACCAGTCCGATTTTGTGGTTAAGGTGCTGGAAGCAATCCATCGTCATGACGTCAATCCAAGTCTGCTGAAGCTGGAACTTACCGAGAGCATGTTGCTGGACAAGATCGAAGATACAATTAGTACCATGAACGCACTAAAAGCAGTTGGTGTCCGATTCTCATTGGACGACTTTGGTACTGGCTATTCGTCTTTGCAATACCTCAAGCGATTGCCACTCAATCAACTCAAGATCGATCGGTCATTCGTGCGGGATATCGCTGTTGATAGCAGTGATGAAGCAATCGTCAGTACCATCATTGCCATGGCCCACAGTCTAAATCTGGATGTCATCGCAGAAGGGGTTGAGACAGACGAACAAAAGCAGATTCTGCTAAACAAAGGCTGCATCCATTATCAGGGTTATCTGTTTGGCAAGCCGGTGCCGATTGAACAACTGGAAGTCATGCTGAAGCAGGATTGTTTATGTTAA
- a CDS encoding protein-glutamate methylesterase/protein-glutamine glutaminase, translating to MSKIRVMIVDDSAVVRQVLAATLEEDSEIEVSGVASDPVFAIEKMGKSWPDVIVLDVEMPRMDGITFLKKIMAEHPTPVVICSTLTEKGAETSMQALAAGAVSVITKPKIGLKNYLQDAADNLVSTVKAAARSNVRRLQPAAGSVAPKLSADAILSVAAHHAMAQTTETVVAIGTSTGGTQALEAVLTALPRLSPGIVIVQHMPEKFTEAFANRLNGICQIEVREARNGDRVVPGLALIAPGGRHMMLKRSGAQYHVDVIEGPLVNRHRPSVDVLFRSTAKCAGSNALGIIMTGMGDDGARGLKEMREAGAKTVAQDESTCVVYGMPKEAVRLDAVDRILPLDEIAHAIHPGTLWQRKPA from the coding sequence ATGAGCAAGATACGTGTGATGATCGTGGACGATTCTGCCGTCGTAAGACAGGTGCTGGCGGCGACGCTGGAAGAAGATTCCGAGATCGAGGTGAGCGGTGTCGCTTCCGACCCGGTCTTTGCCATTGAGAAGATGGGCAAGTCCTGGCCCGATGTCATCGTGCTGGATGTCGAGATGCCGCGCATGGATGGCATCACCTTCCTGAAGAAGATCATGGCTGAACATCCCACGCCGGTGGTGATCTGCTCCACGCTCACTGAAAAAGGCGCTGAAACGAGCATGCAGGCATTGGCTGCCGGCGCAGTGAGCGTTATTACAAAACCGAAGATCGGGCTAAAGAATTATCTGCAGGATGCCGCGGACAATCTGGTTAGCACCGTCAAGGCGGCCGCTCGATCCAATGTCCGGCGTTTGCAACCGGCAGCTGGATCGGTCGCACCGAAATTGTCCGCAGATGCGATATTGTCCGTCGCTGCACATCATGCGATGGCGCAGACTACTGAGACCGTGGTGGCGATCGGCACTTCGACAGGCGGTACGCAGGCATTGGAAGCCGTACTGACCGCGCTTCCACGGCTTTCTCCCGGAATCGTCATCGTGCAACACATGCCCGAGAAGTTCACCGAAGCATTTGCCAATCGCCTGAACGGGATCTGCCAGATCGAGGTGCGCGAAGCCAGGAATGGCGATCGAGTGGTTCCCGGGCTTGCGCTGATCGCCCCAGGCGGAAGACACATGATGCTGAAGCGCAGTGGGGCGCAGTACCACGTCGATGTTATCGAGGGACCTTTGGTCAATCGTCATCGACCTTCGGTGGATGTGCTGTTCCGTTCCACTGCAAAATGCGCAGGCTCTAATGCTCTTGGCATCATCATGACCGGAATGGGGGACGATGGTGCGCGAGGGCTGAAAGAGATGCGCGAAGCAGGTGCCAAAACCGTCGCTCAGGATGAATCCACTTGCGTCGTTTATGGAATGCCAAAGGAGGCGGTAAGACTCGATGCCGTGGATCGCATCCTCCCGCTGGATGAAATTGCTCATGCAATCCACCCCGGCACTCTGTGGCAAAGGAAGCCCGCATGA
- a CDS encoding chemotaxis protein CheD yields MHKPDHVIEIFLQPGDFYFGDKDTRIRTLLGSCVSIICWHPIKRIGGMCHYMLPSRGERRGEELDGKYADEAMEMFLREIRAANTKPSEYQVKIFGAGNMFPLGGNGECQRCTPASAYQKESGKCPKVPCRNRETAYHLVQKHGFMLQAEHLGGKGHRQLLFDIWSGDAWMRHVSSSTPLMPLKEVA; encoded by the coding sequence ATGCATAAACCCGACCACGTGATCGAGATATTCCTGCAACCGGGTGACTTCTACTTCGGTGACAAGGACACGCGCATCCGCACCTTGCTGGGGTCTTGTGTCTCGATCATCTGCTGGCACCCTATCAAACGGATCGGGGGGATGTGCCATTACATGTTGCCTAGCCGCGGCGAGCGTCGAGGCGAAGAGCTGGACGGAAAATATGCCGACGAAGCGATGGAGATGTTTTTGCGCGAGATTCGGGCCGCGAATACCAAACCATCTGAATATCAGGTGAAGATCTTCGGGGCGGGGAATATGTTTCCCCTGGGAGGTAATGGCGAATGCCAACGCTGCACGCCGGCAAGCGCCTATCAAAAGGAATCTGGAAAGTGTCCCAAGGTGCCTTGTCGCAATCGGGAAACTGCGTATCACCTGGTGCAAAAACATGGATTCATGCTTCAGGCCGAACATCTTGGTGGTAAGGGACATCGCCAGTTGCTGTTCGACATCTGGAGTGGGGACGCATGGATGCGGCATGTGTCCTCTTCAACACCGCTTATGCCCCTCAAAGAAGTCGCCTGA
- a CDS encoding CheR family methyltransferase, whose protein sequence is METGTLDRLTHMTVTSQPSLSDQEFRQFQTMIYEIAGISMSDAKKPLVSGRLVKRLKQHGLKSYGDYFRILMQKDRRDELQIAIDLLTTNETFFFREPRHFDFLRQQAPSLSRPDRPFRVWSAASSSGEEPYTIAMSLADVLGDSAWEVIGSDISTRVLEKARSGHYPMKRIEGIPRHYLSRFCLKGVGQQEGTFLIDRHVRNRVTFMQVNLNETLPKLGEFDVIFLRNVMIYFDMETKRSVVERMLPLLRPGGYFIVSHSESLNGITDVLKVVTPSVYRKPNA, encoded by the coding sequence ATGGAAACAGGAACACTCGATAGGCTGACGCATATGACTGTTACATCACAACCCAGTCTGAGCGACCAGGAGTTTCGCCAGTTCCAGACGATGATCTATGAGATCGCCGGAATCAGCATGTCGGACGCCAAGAAACCTCTGGTGAGCGGGCGTCTGGTGAAACGCCTCAAACAACATGGGCTGAAAAGCTACGGCGATTACTTCCGTATCCTGATGCAAAAGGACCGGCGCGATGAGTTGCAGATCGCGATCGATCTGTTGACCACCAACGAGACTTTCTTTTTCCGCGAGCCCAGACATTTCGATTTCCTGCGCCAACAAGCTCCCAGCCTGAGTCGGCCAGACAGGCCTTTCCGAGTCTGGAGTGCCGCCAGCTCATCCGGTGAAGAGCCCTACACCATCGCCATGAGCCTGGCAGATGTACTGGGCGACTCGGCATGGGAGGTGATCGGGTCGGACATCAGCACCCGCGTGCTGGAAAAGGCACGCAGCGGACATTATCCGATGAAACGGATCGAGGGTATCCCGCGACATTATCTCAGCCGTTTTTGTTTAAAGGGGGTAGGGCAGCAGGAAGGGACTTTTCTGATCGATCGCCATGTGCGGAATCGGGTCACGTTCATGCAAGTCAACTTGAACGAGACTTTGCCGAAGCTGGGCGAGTTCGATGTGATCTTCCTTCGCAACGTGATGATCTATTTCGATATGGAAACCAAGCGGAGTGTGGTGGAGCGCATGTTGCCCTTGCTGCGGCCAGGCGGCTATTTCATCGTCAGCCACTCCGAAAGCCTGAACGGTATCACCGATGTACTCAAGGTCGTCACTCCTTCGGTATATCGCAAACCCAATGCATAA